A genomic window from Agrobacterium tumefaciens includes:
- a CDS encoding glucarate dehydratase family protein, whose product MRIAEIHLTPVAIPDRPLLNCKGVHQPHALRTIIEVICDDGTTGLGESYGSIKALDGLRRAAPALIGLDPFHLHELKSRIITALPGGGGINAKSAVADHKLTDVVASAFEVPCLDIQGKLLGRPVSDLLGGAVRTSVPFSAYLFFKFAGHIGEAADEWGEVLTPDQMVGEARKMVDAYGFQSLKLKGGVLHPDLEIETMLKLRQAFPHHPLRIDPNGGWTVETAIYIARKLENILEYLEDPVIGMDQMAQVAAATSIPLATNMIVLEFDQIATAFRKNAVQIVLSDHHYWGGLRASTHLAKTCETLGLGVSMHSNSHLGITLAAMVHVAAATPNLSFDCDTHYPWTGVDVIEGTPFTFRNGRLDVPKAPGLGVSLNRQKLAELAALYEQTAMKERDDTAYMKLFDPAYERRVPRW is encoded by the coding sequence ATGCGCATAGCCGAAATCCACCTCACTCCGGTCGCCATTCCCGACCGGCCATTGCTGAATTGCAAGGGTGTCCATCAGCCCCATGCGCTGCGCACCATCATCGAAGTCATATGCGACGACGGCACGACCGGGCTTGGGGAGAGTTACGGAAGCATCAAGGCGCTGGACGGGTTGCGTCGCGCTGCACCAGCCCTCATCGGACTGGACCCGTTTCATCTTCACGAACTGAAATCGCGTATCATTACGGCTTTGCCGGGCGGCGGTGGCATCAATGCCAAATCGGCTGTCGCCGATCACAAGCTGACGGATGTGGTTGCCTCGGCCTTCGAAGTCCCCTGCCTCGACATTCAGGGCAAGCTGCTTGGGCGGCCAGTTTCAGACCTGCTTGGCGGGGCGGTTCGCACAAGCGTACCTTTCAGCGCCTATCTGTTTTTCAAATTTGCAGGCCATATCGGCGAAGCGGCGGATGAATGGGGAGAGGTTCTGACGCCTGACCAGATGGTCGGCGAAGCCCGGAAAATGGTCGACGCCTACGGTTTTCAATCGCTGAAACTGAAGGGCGGCGTGCTGCATCCCGATCTCGAGATCGAGACGATGCTGAAGCTGCGGCAAGCCTTTCCCCATCACCCCCTGAGGATCGACCCGAATGGCGGCTGGACAGTGGAAACGGCCATCTACATTGCCCGCAAGCTTGAAAATATTCTCGAATATCTTGAGGACCCGGTCATCGGCATGGACCAGATGGCGCAGGTGGCGGCCGCAACCTCAATCCCGCTCGCCACCAACATGATCGTTCTGGAGTTCGACCAGATCGCCACCGCCTTCCGTAAAAATGCGGTACAGATCGTGCTGTCAGATCACCATTATTGGGGCGGATTGCGCGCTTCGACCCATCTCGCAAAGACCTGCGAAACACTGGGGCTTGGTGTTTCCATGCATTCCAATTCCCACCTCGGCATTACCCTTGCGGCGATGGTGCATGTGGCTGCAGCAACGCCGAACCTTAGTTTCGATTGCGACACACATTACCCATGGACGGGCGTCGATGTGATCGAGGGCACCCCTTTCACATTCCGAAACGGTCGTCTGGATGTGCCGAAAGCGCCCGGACTTGGCGTCAGCCTCAATCGGCAGAAGCTCGCCGAACTTGCGGCTCTTTATGAGCAGACCGCGATGAAGGAGCGCGATGACACAGCCTACATGAAGCTCTTCGACCCCGCTTATGAAAGGCGTGTGCCGCGTTGGTAA
- a CDS encoding LysR family transcriptional regulator: MQVMRSLDPEAVEAFLLVAELQSFTRVAGVMNTTQAAISLRLRRLEDLLGHRLVERTPRRVRLTAAGERFLEPARAYVAAGRRALDVFEQEPTRLAIGVTHHLIGADLPRILRVVSECETSVTLHLRTAGTRTLLDLYDAGELDAIVVLRHDDIRRDGEPLFQESFGWYCSEDFDLPSNLPVPLVLQPEPCNLRAMALRALETADIPWREAFVGTGATAVGAAAEAGIGIALLAQSAAPAGVRQVRGRALPELPKLDVVMISTVTGDSANAVLRRITGAFRSS, translated from the coding sequence ATGCAAGTCATGCGCTCATTGGATCCTGAAGCCGTCGAGGCTTTTCTTCTTGTTGCCGAATTGCAGTCGTTCACGCGGGTCGCAGGCGTTATGAATACGACGCAGGCGGCCATATCCCTGCGCTTGCGCCGGCTCGAAGACTTGCTGGGGCATCGCCTCGTCGAACGGACGCCACGCCGCGTGCGGTTGACGGCTGCAGGCGAACGCTTCCTGGAGCCGGCGCGGGCCTATGTCGCTGCCGGTCGTCGCGCGCTTGATGTCTTTGAACAGGAGCCAACGCGTCTGGCGATTGGCGTCACCCATCATCTGATCGGGGCCGACCTGCCTCGGATACTTCGGGTCGTCAGCGAGTGCGAGACGAGCGTGACGCTTCATCTTCGTACGGCCGGCACAAGAACCCTGCTTGACCTCTATGATGCCGGAGAACTCGACGCGATCGTGGTGCTGCGGCACGATGATATCCGCCGGGATGGGGAACCTCTGTTTCAGGAGAGCTTTGGCTGGTATTGCAGCGAGGATTTTGATCTGCCTTCAAACCTCCCGGTGCCGCTGGTGCTTCAACCGGAACCCTGCAATTTGCGCGCCATGGCGCTTCGGGCGCTGGAAACAGCGGATATCCCCTGGCGTGAGGCGTTTGTCGGCACCGGCGCAACAGCGGTCGGAGCCGCGGCTGAAGCCGGGATTGGCATAGCGCTTCTGGCACAAAGCGCAGCCCCCGCCGGTGTGCGGCAGGTCAGGGGCCGCGCGCTACCGGAACTTCCGAAACTGGATGTCGTGATGATTTCGACCGTCACCGGCGACAGCGCGAATGCCGTGCTTCGACGGATCACCGGGGCATTTCGATCATCCTGA
- a CDS encoding MFS transporter, with protein sequence MSSQISLSSPTPTSETDPRIWAVLAVAVGTQTAGSFVSQGIYILVPFWREAFGVSLASASLAVTVMNGVQIATMFMLGRAIDIHGERRIVGIAMLGMAIAMACAAAFADSLPALLVCIAFLGGTYAAVQPGGTRAIMRWFPPAKRGIATGFRQAAVPFGTMIAAALLPFMAVRYGWHAAAWLCAGVSIVGAALFWGLYREGGDLAAKTERPLSLGKLVRIVGQDRSFWPVLRLGIAMSAFQFTLTAHAIGFMADGLGLGLFAASSMFAATQLAGIPGRILLPWLSDRFRPGLRGQSFGLVSVIAAGAATILALLPIGTPPLVILLVLAILGIFGIGWFPLYLLQIAESAPKGSIASTIAFASTICLAVMAIGPYLFGLLVDSFGYGAAWSVLILPVVVTALPLAISLRPSRTQISSS encoded by the coding sequence GTGTCGTCACAGATTTCTTTGTCCTCGCCCACACCCACGTCCGAGACCGATCCCCGGATCTGGGCAGTCCTTGCCGTGGCGGTCGGAACGCAAACCGCAGGCTCATTCGTATCGCAGGGAATTTACATTCTCGTGCCCTTCTGGCGGGAAGCATTCGGGGTCTCCCTCGCATCTGCATCGCTTGCCGTGACCGTTATGAACGGCGTCCAGATCGCGACAATGTTCATGCTCGGCCGCGCCATTGATATTCACGGTGAACGTCGCATCGTCGGCATTGCCATGCTCGGCATGGCGATCGCCATGGCCTGTGCAGCGGCATTCGCAGACAGCCTGCCCGCGCTGCTTGTTTGCATCGCTTTTCTGGGCGGCACCTATGCGGCCGTCCAACCGGGCGGCACGCGGGCGATCATGCGCTGGTTCCCACCTGCCAAACGCGGCATTGCCACAGGGTTCAGACAGGCGGCGGTTCCCTTTGGAACAATGATTGCAGCCGCTCTCCTGCCTTTCATGGCGGTCCGTTACGGGTGGCATGCCGCAGCATGGCTTTGCGCCGGTGTTTCCATTGTCGGCGCGGCGCTTTTCTGGGGGCTGTATCGCGAGGGAGGCGATTTGGCCGCAAAAACCGAGCGTCCACTATCTCTAGGCAAACTCGTCCGCATCGTCGGGCAGGATCGCAGCTTCTGGCCCGTATTGCGGCTCGGTATCGCCATGTCTGCGTTTCAATTCACCTTGACCGCACACGCGATCGGCTTCATGGCGGATGGATTGGGGCTAGGCCTTTTTGCCGCTTCTTCGATGTTTGCCGCCACGCAGCTTGCGGGCATTCCCGGCCGAATTCTCCTGCCCTGGCTCAGCGATCGTTTCCGGCCCGGTCTTCGCGGTCAATCCTTTGGCCTGGTATCCGTCATTGCCGCCGGCGCTGCGACAATCCTGGCGCTTCTTCCCATCGGCACTCCGCCGCTGGTGATCCTCCTGGTGCTCGCCATATTGGGGATATTCGGCATCGGCTGGTTTCCGCTTTATCTTCTGCAGATCGCCGAGAGCGCACCGAAAGGTTCGATAGCATCGACAATCGCCTTCGCGTCCACGATCTGTTTGGCTGTCATGGCAATTGGCCCCTACCTCTTCGGGCTGCTGGTCGACAGTTTTGGCTACGGGGCAGCGTGGTCGGTACTCATCTTGCCGGTGGTTGTGACAGCGCTGCCCCTGGCAATCTCGCTGCGCCCCTCCAGAACTCAGATTAGCTCATCGTAG
- a CDS encoding sugar phosphate isomerase/epimerase family protein: protein MSGSDYCFSTLGCSDLSLHETADLAERHGITSVELRALSGTIDLISALVAEFGTPARFATFLTERNIRIAALNTSMRLFGSSSLSELDPFIIWAEAANIAYLRIFDGGKKIGAEELDRAATLLDKWQGLRQSRGLNVELMIETHDALADFDQLLAFLEHVPTARILWDTHHTWAKGTDLKTLWRHIAKNTVHLHVKDSTTDEDGKRRYVLPGQGNFPIAELLSLLQPDERQIPLSLEWERHWHPQLPPLEDALKAARHWWRQGVS from the coding sequence ATGAGCGGTTCCGACTATTGCTTTTCGACCCTCGGCTGCTCCGACCTCAGCCTGCATGAGACGGCCGATCTGGCAGAGCGCCATGGCATAACAAGCGTGGAATTGCGCGCACTATCCGGCACCATAGACCTGATCTCCGCGCTCGTTGCCGAGTTCGGCACCCCTGCCCGATTTGCCACTTTTCTGACCGAACGCAACATCAGAATTGCCGCTCTCAACACATCCATGCGGCTGTTCGGAAGCAGCAGTCTCTCCGAGCTCGACCCCTTCATTATCTGGGCAGAAGCCGCCAACATCGCTTATCTGCGAATATTCGATGGTGGCAAAAAAATTGGGGCGGAGGAGTTGGATCGCGCAGCGACGCTGCTGGACAAGTGGCAGGGTCTGCGGCAATCACGCGGGCTGAATGTCGAGCTTATGATCGAAACCCACGATGCGCTGGCCGATTTCGATCAGTTGCTCGCTTTTCTGGAACACGTACCGACGGCCCGGATATTGTGGGATACCCATCATACATGGGCCAAAGGCACCGATCTCAAAACCCTTTGGCGCCACATCGCTAAAAACACCGTCCATCTGCACGTCAAGGATAGCACGACGGATGAAGACGGAAAACGGCGCTACGTTCTGCCAGGCCAGGGCAACTTTCCCATCGCGGAACTGCTTTCGTTGCTCCAACCGGACGAACGGCAAATTCCCCTCAGCCTCGAATGGGAACGCCACTGGCACCCCCAACTGCCACCACTGGAAGATGCGCTGAAGGCTGCGCGCCACTGGTGGCGACAAGGAGTTTCTTGA
- a CDS encoding hydroxyacid dehydrogenase, with amino-acid sequence MKHSENKPRLLIAMRSELPEAFFGSREWARLNAIADIIPGFPHTDFDTAEGAEALAEADILLAAWGTPSLTRERLSRAPRLKMLAYAASSVRMVAPAEFWETSDILVTTAASAMAVPVAEFTYAAIIMCGKDVFRLRDEHRAERGTGVFGSRRGRSLPHLGNHARKVGIVGASRIGRLVMEMLARSKFEIAVYDPFLSAEEAASLGARKTELDELLACSDVVSLHAPILPETRHMIGARELALMADHAIFINTARGWLVDHEALLAEALSGRLRILIDTPEPEPLPTDSPFYDLPNVVLTPHIAGALGNELRALSDLAITEIERFVAGLAPLHPVYKQDMERMA; translated from the coding sequence ATGAAACATTCCGAGAATAAACCACGCCTGCTGATCGCCATGCGCAGCGAGCTTCCCGAAGCGTTCTTCGGTTCGCGCGAATGGGCGCGGCTGAATGCGATAGCGGACATTATTCCGGGTTTTCCCCATACGGATTTCGACACCGCTGAAGGTGCCGAAGCTCTCGCCGAAGCTGACATTCTGCTCGCTGCCTGGGGTACGCCATCCCTCACGCGCGAACGACTTTCCCGCGCGCCACGGCTGAAGATGCTGGCCTATGCGGCATCATCGGTGCGGATGGTTGCGCCCGCAGAATTCTGGGAAACGTCCGATATTCTCGTCACGACAGCAGCTTCCGCCATGGCCGTGCCGGTTGCCGAATTCACCTATGCGGCGATCATCATGTGCGGCAAGGATGTCTTTCGGTTGCGGGATGAACACAGGGCGGAGCGCGGCACCGGCGTTTTTGGCAGCCGGCGTGGCAGAAGCCTGCCGCATCTCGGCAATCATGCCCGCAAGGTTGGCATTGTCGGCGCCTCACGCATCGGGCGGCTGGTGATGGAGATGCTGGCGCGCAGCAAATTTGAGATTGCCGTTTACGATCCCTTTCTTTCGGCGGAAGAGGCAGCCTCCCTCGGCGCGAGGAAAACGGAGCTGGATGAACTTCTCGCCTGCTCCGATGTGGTCTCGCTGCACGCACCGATCCTGCCGGAAACGCGCCATATGATCGGCGCCCGTGAACTGGCGCTGATGGCCGATCATGCCATCTTCATCAACACCGCGCGGGGTTGGCTGGTGGATCACGAGGCATTGCTGGCCGAGGCGCTTTCCGGACGGTTGCGCATCCTGATCGACACGCCCGAACCCGAACCCTTGCCAACGGACAGCCCATTTTACGATCTGCCCAATGTCGTGCTCACCCCTCATATAGCCGGGGCGCTGGGCAACGAATTGCGCGCACTTTCCGATCTGGCCATTACCGAGATTGAACGCTTCGTGGCGGGGCTTGCGCCACTCCACCCGGTCTATAAGCAGGATATGGAGCGTATGGCATGA
- a CDS encoding anti-sigma factor family protein — translation MSMEHFDDETLMAFADGELDEATSLRLETALETDDALVERLAVFLDTRTALASTLKPLIDEPVPDALAASVRRMVEDAEANSSDTEGAKVIAFRGREKPEISRFRQRWLMPVAASVLAVITGVGGFVAGRSGLESGTSVKGALSAALDRQPSGSDIAVGQSEVLRIVASFVDGRGALCREYELKRQEENTLAVACRSDGTWVTRLALSSPRADGYVPASSQETIDTYLTSIEAGGPLSAAEEQRVLSKAE, via the coding sequence ATGAGCATGGAACATTTTGACGACGAGACATTGATGGCATTTGCCGATGGCGAACTTGACGAGGCGACCAGCCTTCGTCTTGAAACCGCGCTCGAAACGGATGACGCGCTTGTCGAACGCCTTGCCGTTTTCCTCGACACGCGGACGGCGCTCGCCTCGACGCTCAAGCCGCTGATCGATGAGCCGGTGCCGGATGCGCTTGCTGCATCGGTACGTCGCATGGTTGAGGACGCCGAAGCGAACAGTTCCGATACGGAGGGTGCCAAGGTCATTGCTTTCCGCGGACGGGAAAAGCCAGAGATATCCCGCTTCAGGCAGCGCTGGCTGATGCCGGTTGCAGCCTCCGTCCTCGCCGTCATTACCGGTGTTGGCGGTTTTGTCGCCGGGCGTAGCGGTCTCGAATCAGGCACATCGGTCAAGGGCGCATTGTCTGCTGCGCTCGATCGTCAACCGTCCGGCAGCGATATCGCAGTCGGTCAATCCGAAGTGCTGCGCATCGTCGCAAGTTTTGTCGATGGCCGGGGCGCACTCTGCCGCGAATACGAATTGAAACGACAGGAAGAAAACACCCTGGCCGTTGCCTGCCGGTCGGATGGCACCTGGGTAACACGTCTCGCCCTATCGTCACCAAGGGCCGACGGTTATGTTCCGGCGTCTTCACAGGAGACAATTGACACCTATCTGACGTCTATCGAAGCCGGCGGCCCACTTTCCGCGGCGGAGGAGCAACGTGTGCTTTCGAAGGCCGAATGA
- a CDS encoding RNA polymerase sigma factor, producing MTNETPTVPQRLVEFLPNLRRFAISLCHSRELADDLVQAACERAIVAADSFAPDTRFDAWMFRILRNLWIDHLRRARTAGPQEEIEKAHDVSVPSGEAATHARMELMEVVAALQKLPEEQREVLVLVCVEELSYRDTADVLSIPIGTVMSRLARARKHLAELTGISLGEKRSSDRKGGVA from the coding sequence ATGACGAATGAAACGCCCACAGTGCCGCAGCGGCTGGTCGAGTTCCTGCCGAACCTGCGTCGATTTGCGATTTCGCTCTGCCATTCACGCGAATTGGCCGACGATCTGGTGCAGGCCGCCTGCGAGCGGGCAATCGTTGCTGCCGACAGTTTTGCACCCGATACCCGATTCGACGCCTGGATGTTTCGTATCCTGCGCAACCTCTGGATTGATCATCTGCGCCGTGCCAGGACCGCTGGTCCGCAGGAGGAGATCGAGAAGGCGCATGATGTGTCGGTGCCTTCGGGAGAAGCAGCGACGCATGCGCGCATGGAACTGATGGAGGTGGTGGCGGCCCTGCAGAAACTGCCGGAAGAGCAGCGCGAAGTGCTGGTTCTGGTCTGCGTCGAGGAGCTCAGTTACCGCGATACGGCCGATGTTCTCTCCATTCCCATCGGCACGGTCATGAGCCGGCTGGCGCGGGCACGCAAACATCTGGCGGAACTGACGGGAATAAGTCTGGGGGAGAAACGTTCGTCAGATAGGAAAGGCGGCGTTGCATGA